The following are encoded in a window of Haloarcula laminariae genomic DNA:
- a CDS encoding Era-like GTP-binding protein: MGLLTNLKDSISRAASTLFSEEDPKRIGIYGPPNAGKTTLANRIARDWTGDAVGPESHVPHETRRARRKENVEIERDGKKVTIDIVDTPGVTTKVDYTEFLEHDMEKDDAVRRSREATEGVAEAMHWLREDVDGVIYVLDSATDPFTQVNTMLIGIIESQDLPVLILANKIDLEDSSVQRIRNAYPQHETIPLSALEGDNMDEVYDKIAEYFG, encoded by the coding sequence ATGGGACTGCTCACAAATCTCAAAGACAGCATTTCGAGGGCGGCATCGACGCTGTTCTCGGAGGAAGACCCGAAGCGTATCGGCATCTACGGACCGCCCAACGCGGGCAAGACGACCCTCGCGAACCGCATCGCGCGCGACTGGACCGGCGACGCCGTCGGCCCGGAGAGCCACGTGCCCCACGAGACCCGTCGCGCCCGCCGGAAGGAGAACGTCGAAATCGAGCGCGACGGCAAGAAGGTGACAATCGACATCGTCGACACGCCGGGCGTGACGACGAAGGTCGACTACACCGAGTTCCTCGAACACGACATGGAGAAAGACGACGCGGTGCGTCGCTCCCGCGAGGCCACCGAAGGCGTCGCCGAGGCGATGCACTGGCTCCGCGAGGACGTCGACGGCGTCATCTACGTGCTCGATTCGGCGACGGACCCGTTCACGCAGGTCAACACGATGCTCATCGGTATCATCGAGAGCCAGGACCTCCCGGTCCTGATTCTCGCGAACAAGATAGACCTCGAGGACTCGTCGGTCCAGCGCATCCGCAACGCCTACCCACAGCACGAGACCATCCCGCTGTCGGCCCTGGAAGGGGACAACATGGACGAGGTCTACGACAAGATAGCGGAGTACTTCGGGTGA
- a CDS encoding Cdc6/Cdc18 family protein translates to MTDSNDDPEATIDPDEDGGDPTALGSTDDQSVPDLDDVVLDNLDTGTGEASDEASRGLFDDLLEGEPIFENKEVLRPSYTPHKLPHREEQINNMATILVTALRGDTPSNILIYGKTGTGKTASAKFVSEELETTSQKYEVPCEVEYINCEVTDTQYRVLAQLANKFINKNIDVIDERIDELEDLRSRAREDASELSDTDYDSLSALDAAIDDLEAEKDEFEEVPMTGWPTDRVYSSFFDAVDYHERVVVIMLDEIDKLVEKSGDDTLYNLSRMNSELENSRVSIMGISNDLKFTDFLDPRVKSSLGEEEIVFPPYDANQLRDILQARADVAFKGDALTDDVIPLCAAFAAQEHGDARRALDLLRTAGELAERDQIDDVEEDHVRQAQEKIELDRVVEVVRTLPTQSKIVLFAIILLEKNGVHNINTGEVFNIYKNLCAEIDADVLTQRRVTDLISELDMLGIVNAVVVSKGRYGRTKEISLSVPTEETEAVLLSDSRLGDIDDVQPFVQARFDN, encoded by the coding sequence ATGACTGATTCAAACGACGACCCGGAGGCGACTATCGATCCGGACGAGGACGGCGGCGATCCGACAGCGCTCGGTTCGACAGACGACCAATCGGTGCCGGACCTCGACGATGTCGTTCTCGACAATCTCGACACGGGCACGGGCGAGGCCTCCGACGAGGCCTCCCGCGGCCTCTTCGACGACCTGCTCGAGGGCGAACCGATATTCGAGAACAAGGAGGTCCTGCGACCGTCCTACACGCCCCACAAGCTCCCACACCGAGAGGAGCAGATAAACAACATGGCGACCATCCTCGTCACCGCGCTCCGCGGGGACACGCCCTCGAACATCCTCATCTACGGGAAGACCGGGACGGGCAAGACCGCGAGCGCAAAGTTCGTCAGTGAGGAACTGGAGACCACGTCACAGAAGTACGAGGTCCCCTGCGAGGTCGAGTACATCAACTGCGAGGTGACGGACACCCAGTACCGGGTGCTCGCACAGCTCGCGAACAAGTTCATCAACAAGAACATAGACGTCATCGACGAGCGCATCGACGAGCTTGAAGACCTCCGGTCCCGGGCGCGGGAGGACGCGAGCGAACTCTCCGACACCGACTACGACTCGCTGTCGGCCCTCGATGCGGCCATCGACGACCTCGAAGCGGAGAAAGACGAGTTCGAGGAGGTCCCTATGACCGGGTGGCCCACCGACCGCGTCTACAGCTCCTTCTTCGACGCCGTCGACTACCACGAACGGGTCGTCGTCATCATGCTCGACGAGATAGACAAGCTCGTCGAGAAGTCGGGCGACGACACCCTCTATAACCTCTCGCGAATGAACTCCGAACTGGAGAACTCCCGTGTGTCCATCATGGGCATCTCGAACGACCTGAAGTTCACCGACTTCCTGGACCCGCGGGTCAAGTCCAGCCTCGGCGAGGAGGAGATCGTCTTCCCGCCCTACGACGCCAACCAGCTGCGGGATATCCTCCAGGCCCGTGCCGACGTGGCGTTCAAGGGCGACGCGCTCACCGACGACGTCATCCCGCTGTGTGCGGCCTTCGCCGCACAGGAACACGGGGACGCCCGCCGGGCGCTGGACCTCCTCCGCACCGCCGGCGAACTCGCCGAGCGCGACCAGATAGACGACGTCGAGGAGGACCACGTCCGCCAGGCCCAGGAGAAAATCGAACTGGACCGCGTGGTGGAGGTGGTCCGCACCCTCCCCACCCAGTCGAAAATCGTCCTCTTTGCCATCATCCTGCTGGAGAAAAACGGCGTCCACAACATCAACACCGGCGAGGTGTTCAACATCTACAAGAACCTCTGTGCGGAGATCGACGCCGACGTGCTGACACAGCGCCGCGTGACCGACCTCATCTCCGAACTCGACATGCTCGGCATCGTCAACGCCGTCGTCGTCTCGAAGGGCCGCTACGGCCGGACGAAGGAGATATCGCTGTCAGTCCCGACCGAAGAGACCGAGGCCGTCCTGCTCAGCGACTCCCGACTCGGCGATATCGACGACGTCCAGCCGTTCGTCCAGGCCCGCTTCGACAACTGA
- a CDS encoding S26 family signal peptidase, translated as MSGDDGPPSSGEEPPQFVQYGMDIVGSAGAVLLVGLLLFAVSGVWPPLVAIESPSMDPHIEKGDLVFVMEEERFAGPNAVHGVVTNQRGEEYVRFEQRGDVIVYKPDGSERRTPIIHRAMLYVEDGENWYSRAEPEFIGDADNCSELTNCPAPHAGFITKGDNELSNRKYDQIGSNPISEPVKPEWVIGTAEYRVPLLGEIRLGWNQAAQPTTATAG; from the coding sequence ATGTCCGGCGACGACGGGCCGCCTTCGAGTGGCGAGGAGCCCCCGCAGTTCGTCCAGTACGGGATGGATATTGTCGGGAGCGCCGGCGCCGTGCTCCTCGTCGGTCTGTTGCTCTTTGCCGTCAGCGGGGTCTGGCCGCCGCTCGTCGCCATCGAGAGCCCGAGTATGGACCCTCACATCGAGAAGGGCGACCTCGTGTTCGTGATGGAGGAAGAGCGATTCGCGGGCCCGAACGCGGTCCACGGCGTCGTGACGAACCAGCGCGGTGAGGAATACGTTCGCTTCGAGCAGCGGGGGGACGTTATCGTCTACAAGCCCGACGGAAGCGAGCGGCGGACGCCGATCATCCACCGGGCGATGTTGTACGTCGAAGACGGCGAAAACTGGTACAGCCGCGCCGAACCCGAGTTCATCGGGGACGCGGACAACTGCTCGGAGCTGACTAACTGCCCGGCACCACACGCCGGGTTCATCACGAAAGGGGACAACGAGCTGTCGAACAGAAAGTACGACCAGATTGGTTCGAACCCTATCAGCGAGCCCGTGAAACCGGAGTGGGTCATCGGTACCGCCGAGTACCGGGTCCCGCTGCTCGGCGAGATTCGACTGGGCTGGAATCAGGCCGCACAGCCGACCACCGCGACGGCCGGCTAG
- a CDS encoding DNA-directed DNA polymerase II small subunit, with the protein MPLSTPARIVSELASRGYNAEPEAVTRLAGAPESETALERALETMPDDALKLTADHVDSVLDRSESRADATSTPRSDVDSGAENLTTEDPSVSTGAAGPESTDSGNVAPVETKGSRDVDVSQRAIEVANDMTGDSTGTGEYNDFVQVFRDRYEKLASKLRGRVNHRPTDAIENMGGGSEAALIGMVSDIRSTASGHWLVELEDTNGTFPCLVMKDRPIADLVQQLLLDEVIAVDGTLADDAGILFVDSLHFPDVPRTHSPSTADRHVQAALISDVHVGSQEFMADAWHRFTDWLHTPEAEHVEYLLIAGDMVEGVGIYPEQDEELDIIDIYEQYEQFSEYLKEVPADMEIRMIPGNHDAVRLAEPQPGFDEELRDIMSAHDASIHSNPALVTVEGVTILMYHGVSLDEVIAELPDEKASYEEPHKAMYQLLKKRHVAPQYGGHTRLAPEDRDYLVMEEVPDVFHTGHVHKLGWGKYHNVLALNSGCWQAQTEFQKSVNIDPDAGFAPILDLDTLDMTVRKFT; encoded by the coding sequence GTGCCACTCTCGACCCCGGCCCGTATCGTCAGCGAGCTGGCCAGCCGCGGCTACAACGCCGAGCCGGAGGCCGTCACGCGGCTGGCCGGGGCGCCGGAGTCCGAGACAGCGCTCGAACGCGCACTGGAAACGATGCCCGACGACGCGCTGAAGCTCACCGCCGACCACGTCGATTCGGTCCTGGACCGGTCGGAGTCGCGGGCCGATGCCACATCTACACCCCGGAGCGATGTCGATAGTGGGGCCGAGAACCTCACTACCGAAGACCCCTCTGTTTCAACTGGAGCCGCGGGCCCGGAGTCGACAGACAGCGGAAACGTCGCTCCAGTTGAAACGAAGGGGTCTCGCGACGTCGACGTCTCCCAGCGGGCCATCGAGGTCGCCAACGACATGACCGGCGACTCGACGGGGACCGGGGAGTACAACGATTTCGTCCAGGTGTTCCGTGACCGCTACGAGAAGCTCGCGAGCAAGCTTCGGGGCCGGGTCAACCACCGGCCGACCGACGCCATCGAGAACATGGGCGGGGGAAGCGAGGCCGCGCTCATCGGGATGGTCTCCGATATCCGCTCGACGGCCAGCGGCCACTGGCTGGTCGAACTGGAAGATACGAACGGCACCTTCCCGTGTCTCGTGATGAAAGACCGCCCCATCGCCGACCTCGTCCAGCAGCTACTGCTCGACGAGGTCATCGCCGTCGACGGGACCCTGGCCGACGACGCCGGAATCCTGTTCGTCGACTCGCTACATTTCCCCGACGTCCCCCGGACCCACTCCCCCTCGACCGCCGACCGGCACGTCCAGGCCGCGCTCATCTCCGACGTCCACGTCGGCAGCCAGGAGTTCATGGCCGACGCCTGGCACCGGTTTACCGACTGGCTCCACACCCCCGAAGCCGAGCACGTCGAGTATCTGCTCATCGCCGGCGACATGGTCGAGGGCGTCGGCATCTACCCCGAGCAGGACGAGGAACTGGACATCATCGACATCTACGAGCAGTACGAGCAGTTCTCGGAGTACCTCAAGGAGGTGCCCGCGGACATGGAGATACGGATGATTCCGGGCAACCACGACGCCGTCCGGCTGGCCGAACCCCAGCCCGGCTTCGACGAGGAGCTCCGCGATATCATGTCCGCCCACGACGCCTCCATCCACTCGAACCCGGCCCTCGTCACCGTCGAAGGGGTCACTATCCTGATGTACCACGGCGTCTCGCTGGACGAGGTCATCGCGGAGCTCCCCGACGAGAAGGCCAGCTACGAGGAGCCCCACAAGGCGATGTACCAGCTCCTGAAGAAGCGCCACGTCGCCCCCCAGTACGGCGGCCACACTCGGCTCGCACCCGAAGACAGGGACTACCTCGTCATGGAGGAGGTCCCCGACGTGTTCCACACGGGCCACGTCCACAAACTCGGCTGGGGGAAGTACCACAACGTGCTGGCGCTGAACTCCGGGTGCTGGCAGGCCCAGACGGAGTTCCAGAAGTCCGTCAACATCGACCCCGACGCCGGGTTCGCCCCGATTCTCGACCTGGACACGCTGGATATGACGGTCCGTAAGTTCACCTGA
- a CDS encoding O-acetylhomoserine aminocarboxypropyltransferase/cysteine synthase family protein — MSDDDHGFETDALHVGQEEPDSEARARAPPIYQTTSYVFEDAEDAAAQFALEKPGHIYSRLMNPTVGQLQERLAALEGGVGAVATASGMASLNLATFLLADVGDNVVTASSLYGGTYTYYTHTAPRNGVETRFVDTLDYDAYEEAIDDDTAYVHCETIGNPALVTPDLQRLADIAHDHGAPFFVDNTFATPYLCNPLEHGADLVWNSTTKWIHGHGTTVGGVLVDGGSFPWDEYSDKYPEIAGDNPAYHGVNFEERFGDAAFTYAAIARGLRDLGCQQSPFDAWQTMQGLETLPARMDRHCDNAMAVAEFLSDHPEVSWVTYPGLDDHETHEAASEYLDGGYGGMITFGLDAGYDAARSTVESTEIASLLANVGDAKTLIIHPASTTHQQLTEEEQAAAGVTDDMVRLSVGTEAVDDIIADLDQAITASS; from the coding sequence ATGAGCGACGACGACCACGGATTCGAGACGGACGCCCTGCACGTCGGCCAGGAAGAGCCGGACAGCGAAGCCCGCGCCCGGGCGCCGCCCATCTACCAGACGACCTCCTACGTCTTCGAGGACGCGGAAGACGCGGCCGCCCAGTTCGCACTCGAAAAGCCGGGCCACATCTACTCCCGGCTGATGAACCCCACCGTCGGGCAGCTTCAGGAGCGACTGGCCGCACTGGAAGGCGGGGTCGGTGCCGTCGCCACCGCGTCGGGGATGGCGTCGCTCAATCTGGCGACGTTCCTGCTCGCGGACGTGGGCGACAACGTCGTCACCGCCTCCTCGCTGTACGGCGGGACGTACACCTACTACACCCACACCGCGCCCCGAAACGGCGTCGAGACCCGCTTCGTCGACACGCTCGACTACGACGCCTACGAGGAAGCCATCGACGACGACACGGCCTACGTCCACTGTGAGACTATCGGCAACCCCGCACTGGTAACCCCGGACCTCCAGCGCCTGGCCGACATCGCCCACGACCACGGGGCGCCCTTCTTCGTGGACAACACGTTCGCGACGCCGTATCTCTGCAACCCCCTCGAACACGGCGCCGACCTGGTCTGGAACTCCACGACCAAGTGGATTCACGGCCACGGCACCACCGTCGGCGGCGTCCTCGTCGACGGCGGCTCGTTCCCCTGGGACGAGTACAGCGACAAGTACCCGGAAATCGCCGGCGACAACCCCGCCTACCACGGCGTCAACTTCGAGGAGCGCTTCGGCGACGCCGCCTTCACCTACGCCGCCATCGCCCGCGGACTGCGCGACCTGGGCTGCCAGCAGTCCCCCTTCGACGCCTGGCAGACGATGCAGGGCTTGGAGACCCTGCCCGCGAGAATGGACCGCCACTGCGACAACGCCATGGCCGTCGCGGAGTTCCTCTCCGACCACCCCGAGGTCTCGTGGGTCACCTACCCAGGCCTCGACGACCACGAGACCCACGAGGCCGCAAGCGAATACCTGGACGGCGGCTACGGCGGCATGATAACGTTCGGCCTCGACGCCGGCTACGACGCCGCCCGCTCGACCGTGGAGTCGACCGAGATAGCGAGCCTGCTCGCCAACGTCGGCGACGCGAAGACGCTCATCATCCACCCCGCGAGCACCACCCACCAGCAGCTCACCGAGGAGGAACAGGCCGCCGCCGGGGTCACCGACGACATGGTCCGCCTCTCCGTCGGGACCGAAGCCGTCGACGACATCATCGCCGACCTCGACCAGGCTATTACCGCGTCGTCGTAG
- the serB gene encoding phosphoserine phosphatase SerB — MLVAFDFDGTLSDSEMTVLLGNQNGTAQDMADITERAMNNEIEYAESLRQRCELLADLPDEQAQAAFDDVELRSGAAEVIAALREAGHYVAILTGGFDRGVDAALEKEGVEVDAIVANRLPVVDGKLSGNVRGPLIEGTKDDALEVATAIVGEDREDTIAVGDGANDLPMLEVAGLAIGFEPKPAVEPACDVTVSTMDELYVLLEERGVL, encoded by the coding sequence ATGCTAGTCGCCTTCGACTTCGACGGCACCCTCTCCGACTCGGAGATGACCGTGCTGCTGGGCAACCAGAACGGCACCGCCCAGGACATGGCCGACATCACCGAGCGGGCGATGAACAACGAAATCGAGTACGCCGAGAGCCTGCGCCAGCGGTGTGAACTGCTTGCGGACCTCCCCGACGAGCAGGCCCAGGCCGCCTTCGACGACGTGGAGCTCCGCTCCGGCGCGGCCGAGGTCATCGCGGCGCTGCGCGAGGCGGGCCACTACGTCGCCATCCTCACCGGCGGGTTCGACCGCGGGGTGGACGCCGCACTCGAAAAGGAGGGGGTCGAGGTCGACGCCATCGTCGCGAACCGCCTGCCCGTCGTCGACGGGAAGCTCTCGGGGAACGTCCGCGGCCCGCTCATCGAGGGGACGAAAGACGACGCCCTAGAAGTGGCGACGGCCATCGTCGGCGAGGACCGCGAGGACACCATCGCCGTCGGCGACGGGGCGAACGACCTGCCGATGCTCGAAGTGGCCGGCCTGGCTATCGGTTTCGAGCCGAAACCGGCCGTCGAACCGGCGTGTGACGTGACCGTCTCGACGATGGACGAACTGTACGTGCTGCTGGAAGAGCGGGGCGTGCTGTAA
- a CDS encoding DoxX family protein, giving the protein MSSQEVQLRSTVAGFTAEGKLHTLSVWFILALRLMMGLAFFQSGFDKVVSGSFSAAGYLQNAPPSNGSPAADLFVSMGNTPWFVDFVNVAVPWGEVLIGLGLVFGVLTRLAAFWGAFLMLLFYLGNWDIAHGYINGDFAYMLVFLSVAAFGAGRVLGLDQYIEQYDIGGQPLVERYPWTRYLLG; this is encoded by the coding sequence ATGTCGTCACAGGAAGTCCAACTCCGGAGCACCGTCGCGGGATTCACCGCGGAGGGGAAGCTACACACACTGAGCGTCTGGTTCATCCTCGCGCTGCGGTTGATGATGGGACTCGCGTTCTTCCAGAGCGGTTTCGATAAGGTGGTCTCCGGAAGCTTCAGTGCCGCAGGCTATCTACAGAACGCGCCGCCATCCAACGGCAGCCCCGCGGCTGACCTCTTCGTTTCGATGGGGAACACGCCGTGGTTCGTGGACTTCGTCAACGTCGCCGTCCCGTGGGGAGAGGTTCTCATCGGCCTCGGCCTCGTATTCGGCGTACTGACGCGTCTCGCGGCGTTCTGGGGCGCGTTCCTGATGCTGCTGTTTTACCTCGGGAACTGGGATATCGCCCACGGCTACATCAACGGTGATTTCGCGTATATGCTCGTCTTCCTCTCGGTCGCCGCCTTCGGTGCCGGCCGCGTTCTCGGCCTCGACCAGTACATCGAACAGTACGACATCGGCGGACAACCGCTCGTCGAACGGTATCCGTGGACTCGGTACCTCCTCGGGTAA
- a CDS encoding ATP-dependent DNA helicase has translation MTTDDGYLRFFPYDEPYDHQREAMATIYEALDEGDDVLFEGACGTGKTLASLVPALEHARETGKTVVITTNVHQQMRQFVEDARAITQQERLRAVVFRGKGSMCHIDVDYEECQALRDTTRELVDVETDIAQLEDREGELLAAGQEGDSEAMEARNAVVEELRDLQEEMEELETERSTCDHYYRNLTVDTSDFYAWLYDDVRTPDDVYEYAGDRGMCGYELLKEGMEGVDLVVCNYHHLLDPTIREQFFRWIGRDPEDIIAVFDEAHNVESAARDHARRTLTENTLDQAIEELSGVEDARAENAVNVLGTFRDALAETYEDSFGFGDREAVDEHWDDITIANDDRKDDLTLAFFRNYSGPGFHEEVDHALDLGRELDERYEEQFKEGELDTRKECQTLQAAGFLSDWLSESDATGQYPVVSVRRDESSGEVYGRAELYTCIPERVTRELFDDLHAAVLMSATLRPFDVTEDVVGLDDPVTMAYGDQFPEERRRTYAVSGPALFSSERDDPETQRTIARTLEDIIRFTPGNTLVFCPSYSEAERYHQMVAVSGTRYLDEPGKQARDLRSAFTDDDGAVLFTSLWGTLGEGVSYDGDDARTVVVLGVPYPHLDDRMEAVQDAYQTAFGETDHGKPVDGDDAGWRYAVEIPTVRKTRQAVGRVVRSPEDFGARILLDKRYTEAAEMEMHDYAVRGRFPPEERTEMVDIGPEKLKFALLNFYQDMDAYDGPPPKP, from the coding sequence GTGACGACCGACGACGGCTATCTGCGCTTTTTCCCCTACGACGAGCCCTACGACCACCAGCGGGAGGCGATGGCCACCATCTACGAGGCCCTCGACGAGGGCGACGACGTCCTCTTCGAGGGGGCCTGCGGGACGGGGAAGACGCTCGCCTCGCTCGTGCCGGCGCTGGAACACGCCCGCGAGACCGGCAAGACCGTCGTCATCACGACCAACGTCCACCAGCAGATGCGCCAGTTCGTCGAGGACGCCCGCGCGATAACCCAGCAGGAGCGACTGCGCGCGGTCGTCTTCCGCGGAAAGGGGTCGATGTGTCACATCGATGTAGACTACGAGGAGTGTCAGGCGCTGCGGGACACCACGCGGGAACTCGTCGACGTCGAGACCGACATCGCCCAGCTTGAGGACCGCGAGGGGGAGCTGCTGGCGGCGGGCCAAGAGGGTGACAGCGAGGCGATGGAGGCCAGAAACGCCGTCGTCGAGGAGCTGCGGGACCTCCAAGAGGAGATGGAGGAACTCGAAACCGAGCGCTCGACGTGTGACCACTACTACCGCAACCTCACCGTCGACACCAGCGACTTCTACGCCTGGCTCTACGACGACGTGCGCACGCCCGACGACGTCTACGAGTACGCCGGCGACCGCGGCATGTGTGGCTACGAGCTGCTCAAGGAGGGGATGGAGGGCGTCGACCTCGTCGTCTGCAACTACCACCACCTGCTGGACCCGACCATCCGCGAGCAGTTCTTCCGCTGGATCGGCCGGGACCCCGAGGACATCATCGCCGTCTTCGACGAGGCCCACAACGTCGAGTCCGCGGCGCGGGACCACGCCCGACGGACCCTCACCGAGAACACGCTCGACCAGGCGATAGAGGAGCTGTCGGGCGTCGAGGACGCCCGCGCGGAGAACGCCGTGAACGTGCTGGGGACGTTCCGGGACGCGCTGGCCGAGACCTACGAGGACAGCTTCGGCTTCGGCGACCGCGAGGCCGTCGACGAACACTGGGACGACATCACTATCGCCAACGACGACCGGAAGGACGACCTGACGCTCGCGTTCTTCCGGAACTACAGCGGGCCGGGCTTTCACGAGGAGGTCGACCACGCGCTGGACCTGGGGCGGGAACTGGACGAGCGCTACGAGGAGCAGTTCAAGGAGGGGGAGCTGGACACCCGCAAGGAGTGCCAGACGCTCCAGGCCGCCGGCTTTCTGTCCGACTGGCTCTCGGAGTCGGACGCCACGGGGCAGTACCCCGTCGTCAGCGTCCGCCGGGACGAATCCTCGGGCGAGGTCTACGGCCGCGCCGAACTCTACACCTGCATCCCCGAGCGGGTGACCCGCGAGCTGTTCGACGACTTACACGCCGCCGTCCTGATGAGCGCGACGCTGCGCCCGTTCGACGTGACCGAGGACGTCGTCGGGCTGGACGACCCCGTGACGATGGCCTACGGCGACCAGTTCCCCGAGGAGCGCCGGCGGACCTACGCCGTCTCCGGGCCCGCGCTGTTTTCCAGCGAACGCGACGACCCCGAGACCCAGCGGACGATAGCGCGGACGCTCGAAGACATCATCCGCTTTACGCCGGGCAACACGCTCGTGTTCTGCCCCTCCTACAGCGAGGCCGAACGCTACCACCAGATGGTCGCCGTCAGCGGGACCCGCTACCTGGACGAACCGGGCAAGCAAGCCCGCGACCTGCGGTCGGCTTTCACCGACGACGACGGCGCCGTTCTCTTTACCTCGCTGTGGGGCACCCTGGGCGAGGGCGTGAGCTACGACGGCGACGACGCCCGGACCGTCGTCGTCCTCGGGGTCCCCTACCCCCACCTCGACGACCGGATGGAGGCGGTTCAGGACGCCTACCAGACCGCGTTCGGGGAGACCGACCACGGGAAACCCGTCGACGGCGATGACGCCGGCTGGCGCTACGCCGTCGAGATACCCACCGTCCGCAAGACCCGCCAGGCCGTCGGCCGGGTAGTCCGCTCGCCCGAGGACTTCGGCGCGCGCATCCTGCTGGACAAGCGCTACACCGAGGCCGCCGAGATGGAGATGCACGACTACGCCGTCCGGGGGCGATTCCCGCCCGAGGAGCGCACGGAGATGGTCGACATCGGCCCCGAGAAACTCAAGTTCGCGCTGCTGAACTTCTATCAGGACATGGACGCCTACGACGGCCCGCCGCCGAAGCCGTAG